One window of Chamaesiphon minutus PCC 6605 genomic DNA carries:
- the recO gene encoding DNA repair protein RecO — protein MSGTYKATGINLKTIPIGENDRLVTILTREHGLIKAIVPGARKSNSSLGGRSTLFMVNELLIAKGRSLDKITQAQTTISYGRLIDDLGKLAASQYLAEIALAQALSDRPQEELYQLLLLHLGRLNSLDRGDNTGSIAHLCQGIFHLLALDGIAPQVYDCCITRQAIEPNFTTINWQTGFSIESGSTVGLNLTTDDPSIAVNYRLTALDLLCFQHLSDPNLDRLDLAIDKFSIDTISDLELAGVWRRLERILRQYIHYHLNIQIRSAALIDF, from the coding sequence ATGAGCGGTACATATAAAGCGACAGGGATCAATCTCAAAACAATTCCGATCGGTGAAAACGATCGATTGGTGACGATTCTGACCCGCGAACATGGTTTAATTAAGGCGATCGTTCCTGGTGCGCGCAAGTCCAACTCTAGTCTGGGCGGACGTAGTACGCTATTTATGGTTAACGAGCTATTAATTGCCAAAGGTCGCTCTTTAGATAAGATTACCCAAGCTCAGACGACGATTTCTTACGGCAGATTGATTGACGATTTAGGCAAACTTGCCGCCAGTCAATACCTAGCAGAAATCGCACTAGCACAAGCCTTAAGCGATCGACCGCAAGAAGAATTATATCAATTATTATTGTTACATTTAGGCCGATTAAATTCGCTCGATCGCGGCGACAATACCGGATCGATCGCGCATTTATGTCAAGGCATTTTTCACTTACTAGCTCTCGATGGCATCGCGCCTCAAGTCTACGATTGTTGCATTACCAGACAGGCGATCGAGCCAAATTTTACCACCATTAATTGGCAAACTGGATTTAGCATCGAATCGGGCAGTACCGTCGGTTTGAATCTCACTACAGACGATCCTAGCATCGCCGTCAATTATCGACTGACAGCTCTAGACTTGCTATGCTTTCAACATCTGTCCGATCCTAACCTCGATAGGCTCGATCTCGCGATTGATAAATTTTCGATCGATACCATCTCCGATCTGGAACTCGCTGGCGTCTGGCGGCGACTCGAACGCATTTTGCGTCAATATATCCATTACCACCTCAATATTCAGATTCGCTCCGCCGCACTCATCGATTTCTAG
- a CDS encoding cytochrome c biogenesis protein CcdA yields MPTIDLQTALYQLEHFADRLVTEQLTQITWVSIATIFLAGLLTSLTPCTLSMLPITIGYIGGYEYKSRWQAALQSTFFCVGIATTLAGLGIFAAVVGKVYGQIGLGLPIFVSVVAILMGLNLLEALPFQLPDFGGMDWIPKDLPNGLRSYLLGVTFGLVASPCSTPVLASLLAWVASTGNIWLGAGLLLAYTAGYVAPLILAGTFTAVIKKLLEVRKWSGWITPTSGILLIGFGVFSLLTRIPSF; encoded by the coding sequence ATGCCAACGATCGATCTTCAGACTGCATTATATCAACTCGAACACTTTGCCGATCGATTGGTGACCGAGCAACTGACTCAGATTACCTGGGTATCGATAGCGACGATCTTCTTAGCGGGATTGCTCACTAGTCTGACGCCTTGTACGTTATCGATGTTACCGATTACGATCGGGTATATCGGCGGCTACGAATACAAAAGCCGTTGGCAAGCTGCATTACAATCGACTTTTTTCTGTGTGGGCATCGCTACAACCCTAGCAGGATTGGGCATATTTGCGGCGGTAGTAGGTAAAGTTTACGGTCAAATTGGCTTAGGATTGCCGATCTTTGTCAGTGTGGTGGCGATTCTGATGGGTTTGAATCTGCTTGAAGCTTTACCCTTCCAACTGCCCGATTTTGGGGGGATGGATTGGATTCCCAAAGATTTACCGAATGGGTTGCGTTCTTATTTGTTAGGAGTCACCTTTGGCTTAGTTGCTTCGCCTTGCAGTACTCCGGTATTGGCTAGTTTGCTAGCTTGGGTGGCGAGTACGGGCAATATCTGGCTGGGTGCGGGACTCCTCCTAGCATATACGGCTGGTTATGTGGCACCATTAATATTGGCAGGGACATTTACGGCTGTAATTAAGAAGTTATTGGAAGTACGTAAATGGTCGGGATGGATTACCCCAACTAGTGGCATCCTCTTAATTGGGTTTGGGGTGTTTTCCTTGTTGACTAGAATTCCTAGTTTTTAA
- the rpsR gene encoding 30S ribosomal protein S18: MAYFRKRLSPIKPGEPIDYKDVDLLRKFVTERGKILPRRITGLTSKQQRDLTLSIKRARQIALMPFINVEG, translated from the coding sequence ATGGCATATTTTCGCAAACGGTTATCGCCGATCAAGCCTGGAGAACCCATCGATTATAAAGATGTAGACTTACTCCGCAAGTTCGTTACCGAACGGGGCAAGATCTTACCTCGCAGAATCACTGGCTTAACCTCCAAACAACAAAGAGATCTGACTCTCTCGATTAAGCGCGCTCGTCAAATCGCCTTGATGCCATTCATCAACGTCGAAGGCTAA
- a CDS encoding aromatic ring-hydroxylating oxygenase subunit alpha, giving the protein MTESKQNFLRNIWYYALPAERIKAGQMLAKQLLGEPVVFGRTQAGEVFALRDICPHRAVPLSCGRFDGKEIECAYHGWRFDDGGTCTAIPALNDDRDLDLSKFQVRRYPVREVQGNIWIYMSDLDRCDEREPQQTVPEIAGFEGVTHQSTFTMKFPCFIDHAVVGLMDPSHVPFVHRAWWWRSDTILTDEIKAFDPSPYGFTMRRHRLERQTFFYRLLGGDAEVEIAFRLPGVRIEQIVTNTNRVCNLTVITPISETETEVTTMFYTTIPWFKPLRWLIQPFITTFLGQDRDMVVKQQIGLKYNPPLMLIRDADTQAIWYYQLRAEYLKSIGEDREFSNPVKSQILHWRS; this is encoded by the coding sequence GTGACCGAATCGAAACAAAATTTTCTTCGCAATATTTGGTACTACGCTCTACCCGCAGAACGCATCAAAGCGGGTCAGATGCTAGCCAAACAGCTCCTCGGCGAACCAGTGGTGTTCGGACGCACTCAGGCTGGTGAAGTGTTTGCCCTGCGCGATATCTGTCCCCATCGTGCCGTCCCCTTGAGTTGTGGGCGATTTGACGGTAAAGAGATCGAGTGCGCGTATCATGGCTGGCGATTCGACGATGGGGGGACGTGTACCGCAATTCCGGCTTTAAATGACGATCGAGATTTGGACTTGAGTAAGTTTCAGGTGCGGCGGTATCCCGTGCGCGAAGTTCAGGGTAATATTTGGATTTACATGTCCGATCTCGATCGCTGCGACGAACGAGAGCCACAACAGACGGTGCCGGAAATTGCCGGATTTGAAGGCGTGACGCATCAATCGACATTTACGATGAAGTTCCCTTGCTTTATCGATCATGCCGTCGTGGGGCTAATGGACCCGTCCCACGTTCCATTCGTACATCGCGCGTGGTGGTGGCGATCGGATACAATCCTCACAGATGAAATTAAAGCCTTCGATCCTTCTCCATACGGCTTTACCATGCGCCGCCATCGATTGGAGCGACAGACTTTCTTCTATCGGTTGCTTGGTGGCGATGCAGAGGTCGAAATCGCTTTCCGGTTACCTGGCGTGCGGATCGAACAGATCGTGACTAATACCAATCGGGTGTGCAATCTCACGGTAATTACCCCGATTTCGGAGACAGAAACCGAAGTCACGACGATGTTTTATACCACCATCCCTTGGTTCAAACCCTTGCGTTGGCTGATTCAACCATTTATCACCACCTTCTTGGGTCAAGATCGAGATATGGTGGTCAAGCAACAAATTGGTTTAAAATACAATCCACCATTGATGTTAATCAGGGATGCTGACACCCAAGCTATCTGGTACTACCAGCTCAGAGCCGAATACCTTAAATCGATCGGCGAAGATCGCGAGTTTAGCAATCCCGTTAAATCTCAAATCTTACATTGGCGCAGTTGA
- a CDS encoding YdcF family protein produces the protein MKISKIWSGDRQRIAKIVTHGTIGSIALLLVSAGAIAIAGSIDNIDRADVAVVLGNTVDPSGKPSARLQARLDKAIQLYQQGVFKNTIVSGGVGKEGFDEAVVMKQYLVTQGLPAERIYVDSQGNNTYLTAKRTAQLMTEHKWDSAIAISQYFHLPRTKLALQKFGIKTVYTAHANFFELRDLYSTVREVFSYTSYLMRSY, from the coding sequence GTGAAGATTAGCAAAATATGGAGCGGAGATCGCCAGCGAATTGCGAAAATTGTAACTCACGGCACGATCGGGTCGATCGCCTTATTACTCGTGAGTGCTGGCGCGATCGCGATCGCCGGATCGATCGATAATATCGATCGGGCAGATGTTGCTGTCGTGCTGGGCAATACGGTCGATCCTAGCGGCAAACCTTCTGCGCGCTTGCAAGCCAGATTAGATAAAGCGATTCAACTTTACCAGCAGGGAGTTTTTAAAAACACGATCGTCAGCGGTGGCGTGGGTAAAGAAGGGTTCGACGAAGCGGTAGTGATGAAGCAGTACCTAGTAACCCAGGGGTTACCCGCCGAGCGGATTTATGTCGATAGTCAAGGGAATAATACCTATCTCACCGCCAAGCGCACCGCCCAACTAATGACCGAACATAAGTGGGATAGTGCGATTGCAATCTCTCAATATTTTCATCTCCCCCGCACCAAATTAGCACTCCAAAAATTCGGAATTAAAACCGTCTATACCGCACACGCCAACTTCTTTGAGCTGCGCGATTTATATTCGACAGTCCGAGAAGTATTTAGCTACACCTCTTATTTAATGCGATCGTATTAG
- a CDS encoding TIGR02450 family Trp-rich protein: protein MAKKQKFPHLLGSKWTATQKMWGWRHFQVVNRRNDGKWVFAEMVSSCDPNVRFWINAQAIKDTSQWKPGWQSLDEMSLEKDDLVFIE from the coding sequence ATGGCAAAAAAGCAAAAATTTCCACACCTACTCGGCTCCAAATGGACGGCTACCCAAAAAATGTGGGGGTGGCGACATTTTCAAGTAGTCAATCGTCGCAATGATGGTAAGTGGGTCTTTGCTGAAATGGTATCCTCCTGCGATCCGAATGTCAGATTCTGGATCAATGCTCAAGCGATAAAAGATACCAGCCAATGGAAACCGGGCTGGCAATCTCTCGATGAAATGTCACTAGAAAAAGATGATTTGGTATTCATAGAGTAA
- a CDS encoding ABC transporter ATP-binding protein has translation MEPIIQLRGISKAFGNSVILDGMDLDIYPGQGLGIIGPSGTGKSTILRIIAGLLAPDEGEVWIRGQKRQGLIEDGNDPVYIGMVFQQAALFDSLTVEENVGFRLFQQSHISHQKIRELVEAKLAMVGMVDVADRYPAQLSGGMRKRVSFARAIMSNPEHPEDNPEVLLYDEPTAGLDPIASTVIEDLVRELQHQAGCGTYVMVTHQSSTIRRTTDRIVFIYQGKVQWDGKTADIDTTDNPLMRQFFNASIHGPIHVID, from the coding sequence ATGGAACCAATCATTCAACTACGCGGCATCTCCAAAGCCTTTGGTAATAGCGTAATTTTAGATGGGATGGATTTAGATATCTATCCAGGGCAAGGTTTGGGAATCATCGGGCCATCAGGAACGGGCAAATCGACCATTTTGCGCATTATTGCCGGATTGCTTGCCCCAGATGAGGGCGAAGTTTGGATTCGGGGACAAAAGCGACAGGGGTTAATCGAAGACGGTAACGATCCGGTGTATATCGGGATGGTATTTCAGCAAGCCGCCTTGTTTGATTCACTCACGGTTGAAGAAAATGTTGGCTTTCGGTTATTTCAGCAATCGCATATTTCGCACCAAAAAATTCGAGAGCTAGTTGAGGCTAAACTAGCAATGGTCGGCATGGTAGATGTCGCAGATCGATATCCCGCTCAATTATCTGGGGGAATGCGCAAGCGCGTCAGTTTTGCGCGGGCGATTATGTCTAATCCCGAACATCCTGAAGATAATCCAGAGGTTTTATTATATGACGAACCGACGGCAGGTCTAGACCCGATCGCGTCTACAGTAATTGAAGATTTGGTTAGAGAGTTACAGCATCAAGCTGGCTGTGGCACTTATGTCATGGTTACCCACCAAAGTAGCACGATTCGACGGACTACCGATCGAATTGTGTTTATCTATCAAGGTAAGGTGCAATGGGATGGCAAAACCGCTGATATCGATACTACCGATAACCCACTGATGCGCCAATTTTTTAATGCTAGCATCCACGGCCCGATTCATGTAATTGATTGA
- the scpB gene encoding SMC-Scp complex subunit ScpB — MFRLSSQIEAILYLKGQPLDLAVIAECAGCDRDAAETAMMELMDDYAHRDSALEVVETPKGYTLQLRGSFQTLIDKMIPPEIGTGALRTLAAIAIKGSISQTDLVELRGSGAYQHVQELVEVGFVRKRRQSGSRSSLLQVTDKFHRTYELNDLPIQLPVAAIPKLADEEDVANIEPPDEDSGVDFTTEVDSNSENH; from the coding sequence ATGTTTCGTCTCTCCAGTCAAATTGAAGCCATTTTGTATCTCAAAGGACAACCCCTAGATTTAGCAGTTATTGCTGAATGTGCGGGGTGCGATCGCGATGCTGCCGAAACGGCGATGATGGAGTTGATGGATGACTATGCCCATCGCGATAGCGCGCTAGAGGTAGTCGAAACGCCCAAGGGGTATACACTTCAGTTGCGTGGCTCGTTCCAAACGCTGATCGATAAAATGATTCCCCCCGAAATCGGGACGGGTGCGCTGCGCACCTTGGCCGCGATCGCGATTAAGGGGTCGATTTCCCAGACAGATTTGGTAGAATTGAGAGGTAGCGGTGCCTATCAGCACGTTCAAGAACTCGTAGAAGTAGGATTTGTGCGCAAACGACGTCAGTCAGGAAGTCGCTCGTCACTATTGCAAGTAACTGACAAATTCCACCGCACCTACGAACTAAACGATTTACCAATTCAATTACCAGTCGCTGCTATTCCCAAGCTAGCTGATGAAGAAGATGTCGCGAATATCGAGCCACCAGATGAGGATTCAGGGGTGGATTTCACCACTGAGGTGGACTCGAATAGCGAAAACCATTAG
- a CDS encoding ribonuclease catalytic domain-containing protein, whose translation MEKGTLVEFWHNGERRLAIADRPEGKKHWIAIDARSQSHTLHPRDITYEVAGISCKQPAEINKFTTEVAPNVDPDSLEVAWEMLVEDSELVDPPALADLLYSDRTPVLCYAAHILLSEDKIYFKNKKEDKYEARSRTQVAELKHQASVKEQKEREQQGFIARIEQKLAGKAVEWQDTDKQRLEVLEKYVLNPDVPPQKLGEYLSALNVSQTQPAVFSLLVELGWWDIHENIHLRRSQTPVHFSHKMQTVAHELLTNPPVDLDATRRRDLTHLKVYTIDDESTQEIDDGLSVETLPDGRQKLWIHIADPTRLLSPDDEFDLEARKRSVTIYLPTGMIPMFPPELATGPMSLRQGQKCCALSFGVILDESGAASEYEITTSTIEPTYRLTYEDVEEMLQLRIPGENEIEAIAKAAKLRNQWRLSQGSININMPESTVKVSGDKVSIDLIEDNRARRLVAEMMILAGEVAAKYGQDNSLPLPYRGQPQPELPPEEELILIPVGPARSCAVRRCMPRSEMATTPSRHASLGLNTYSQVTSPIRRYTDLLSHFQIKAHLRGDELPFTVERLQEIMMGLGTSIYEATMVERQTNRYWTLEYLNRSGDREWDALFLRWLREDESLALILIEELGIELAMRFNRWVALGEQIQVQVALVDPRQDIIHLREISGQIVSSLA comes from the coding sequence GTGGAGAAGGGAACTCTAGTTGAATTTTGGCACAATGGAGAACGCCGTCTAGCTATTGCCGATCGTCCAGAAGGGAAAAAACACTGGATCGCGATCGATGCTCGCAGTCAGTCGCATACGCTGCATCCGCGCGATATTACTTATGAAGTAGCCGGGATTAGCTGCAAACAGCCAGCAGAAATCAATAAATTTACAACCGAAGTCGCACCGAATGTCGATCCTGACAGCTTGGAAGTAGCTTGGGAAATGTTGGTAGAAGACAGCGAACTCGTCGATCCGCCCGCTTTAGCAGACTTATTGTATTCTGATCGTACTCCAGTTCTGTGTTATGCTGCTCACATCTTGCTCTCCGAAGACAAGATCTATTTCAAGAACAAGAAAGAAGACAAATACGAAGCCCGCAGCCGCACTCAAGTTGCCGAACTCAAACACCAAGCTAGTGTCAAAGAGCAAAAAGAGCGGGAACAGCAAGGATTTATCGCCCGCATCGAGCAGAAGTTAGCAGGCAAGGCTGTTGAGTGGCAAGACACCGACAAACAGCGACTCGAAGTCCTCGAAAAATATGTACTCAATCCCGATGTTCCCCCGCAAAAACTAGGTGAATATCTGTCCGCTCTCAACGTGTCGCAAACCCAGCCTGCGGTATTCTCGCTCCTCGTGGAATTGGGATGGTGGGACATACATGAAAACATCCATTTGCGACGTTCTCAGACTCCCGTTCACTTCTCACACAAGATGCAAACTGTGGCGCATGAATTACTGACAAATCCTCCTGTCGATCTCGATGCAACCCGCCGCCGCGATCTTACTCACCTGAAGGTATACACGATCGATGATGAGAGTACCCAAGAAATCGACGACGGTTTGAGTGTTGAAACATTGCCAGATGGCCGCCAAAAATTGTGGATTCATATTGCCGATCCCACGCGGTTATTATCGCCCGATGATGAATTCGATCTCGAAGCGCGGAAAAGATCTGTCACAATTTATCTGCCAACAGGGATGATTCCGATGTTCCCCCCCGAACTCGCAACCGGGCCAATGAGCCTGCGGCAGGGGCAAAAATGCTGTGCCTTAAGTTTTGGGGTAATCTTAGATGAAAGCGGTGCCGCGAGCGAATATGAGATAACTACGAGCACGATCGAGCCGACTTATCGACTCACTTATGAAGATGTCGAGGAAATGCTGCAACTGCGGATTCCTGGCGAAAACGAAATCGAAGCGATCGCCAAAGCGGCTAAACTCCGCAACCAGTGGCGACTCTCTCAAGGCTCGATTAATATCAATATGCCTGAGTCTACCGTCAAAGTCAGCGGCGATAAAGTCTCGATCGATCTGATCGAAGACAATCGCGCGCGCCGCTTAGTTGCCGAAATGATGATTCTCGCTGGCGAAGTAGCTGCTAAATACGGACAAGACAATTCCCTCCCACTCCCTTATCGCGGCCAACCCCAACCAGAACTCCCGCCAGAAGAAGAACTGATTCTCATCCCAGTCGGCCCTGCACGCTCCTGTGCCGTGCGTCGCTGTATGCCTCGTAGTGAAATGGCAACTACGCCTTCTCGGCACGCTAGCTTGGGTTTAAACACCTATTCTCAAGTTACCTCTCCAATTCGTCGTTATACAGATTTACTCTCCCATTTCCAAATCAAAGCTCACCTGCGCGGCGACGAATTACCTTTTACCGTCGAGCGATTGCAGGAAATTATGATGGGATTGGGAACGAGTATTTACGAAGCCACAATGGTCGAACGCCAAACCAATCGCTACTGGACATTAGAATACCTCAATCGATCGGGCGATCGCGAATGGGATGCTTTATTCCTTCGCTGGCTGCGCGAGGACGAAAGTCTGGCTCTAATCTTAATTGAAGAATTAGGCATCGAACTCGCCATGCGATTCAATCGGTGGGTCGCTTTGGGCGAACAAATCCAAGTCCAAGTCGCACTCGTCGATCCGCGCCAGGATATCATTCACCTGCGAGAAATTTCCGGTCAAATTGTCAGCTCGTTAGCATAG
- the rpmG gene encoding 50S ribosomal protein L33 — MAAKKGVRIIITLECTECRSNPAKRSAGVSRYTTMKNRRNTTARLELSKFCRYCNKHTTHKEIK; from the coding sequence ATGGCAGCCAAAAAGGGCGTTCGTATTATCATCACATTGGAATGCACTGAGTGTCGCAGTAATCCTGCCAAACGCTCTGCTGGCGTATCCCGTTACACAACAATGAAAAATCGTCGGAACACCACCGCACGGTTAGAGTTGAGCAAATTCTGTCGCTACTGCAACAAGCACACGACACACAAAGAGATCAAATAA
- a CDS encoding cytochrome c biogenesis protein — MAIESNVTASSNFWQIPQQWWRKKIVPVIANLKFAIVLVLIIAVVSITGTVIEQGETPGFYQTNYPEHPALFGFLTWKVIQVIGLDHVYRTWWYLGLLVLFGISLMTCTFTTQLPMLKSARKWKFYDNPKFFQRLALSAEIEDRDLTALTEQLQAQKYKIFTEGDKLYARKGLIGKIGPIVVHVGMILTLLGGVWGAMTGFIGQEMVPSGDTFQVKNILDAGPLARNQIPKDWSVKVNRFWIEYTPAGTIDQFYSDLSVVDNSTQKELDRQTIYVNKPLKYQGVYYYQTDWSISGVKIRLNNSPIFRLPMAQIGQGAQNRLWGTWIPTKPDLSEGVSLLAKDLQGTMLVYDTKGQLISSVRAGNSIEVNGVTLKILELIGGTGLQIKADPGIPIVYLGFGLLMLGVIMSYFSHSQIWAVTKEGKLYLGGRTNRAQVVFERETIDIIERLQNAGTCEVASDLDVPTAVG, encoded by the coding sequence ATGGCGATCGAATCCAACGTAACAGCTTCTAGTAATTTCTGGCAAATACCCCAACAATGGTGGCGAAAAAAAATCGTGCCAGTTATTGCCAATCTCAAATTTGCGATCGTGTTGGTACTGATTATCGCAGTTGTGAGTATTACGGGGACGGTCATCGAACAGGGAGAGACGCCCGGATTTTATCAGACTAACTATCCCGAGCATCCAGCTTTATTTGGTTTTCTCACTTGGAAAGTAATTCAAGTAATCGGCTTAGACCATGTATATCGAACTTGGTGGTATTTAGGACTATTAGTTCTGTTCGGAATTAGTCTGATGACTTGTACTTTTACCACTCAGTTGCCGATGCTTAAGTCGGCGCGAAAGTGGAAATTTTATGACAATCCTAAATTCTTTCAGAGATTAGCCTTAAGTGCCGAAATCGAAGACCGAGATTTGACAGCACTTACCGAACAACTCCAAGCGCAGAAATACAAGATTTTTACTGAAGGCGATAAACTTTATGCTCGCAAAGGATTGATTGGCAAAATTGGGCCGATCGTCGTGCATGTTGGCATGATTTTAACTCTCCTCGGCGGCGTCTGGGGCGCGATGACTGGATTTATCGGTCAAGAAATGGTGCCGAGTGGCGATACTTTTCAAGTTAAAAATATTCTCGATGCGGGGCCATTAGCGCGCAACCAAATTCCCAAAGATTGGTCTGTTAAAGTCAATCGTTTTTGGATAGAATATACACCCGCAGGCACGATAGATCAGTTTTACTCCGACCTGTCGGTAGTCGATAATAGTACGCAAAAAGAACTCGATCGTCAGACGATTTATGTGAATAAACCCCTGAAATATCAAGGAGTTTATTACTATCAAACTGACTGGTCGATTTCGGGAGTGAAAATCAGATTAAATAATAGCCCGATCTTTAGATTGCCCATGGCACAAATCGGACAGGGTGCCCAAAATCGGCTCTGGGGTACTTGGATTCCGACTAAGCCAGATTTAAGCGAAGGTGTTTCGCTGTTGGCAAAAGACTTGCAAGGAACGATGCTAGTTTACGATACCAAAGGACAACTGATTTCGAGCGTGCGTGCTGGTAACTCGATCGAAGTTAATGGAGTCACGTTAAAAATTCTCGAACTGATTGGTGGGACTGGCTTACAAATCAAAGCCGATCCGGGAATTCCGATCGTGTATCTAGGCTTTGGTTTGCTGATGTTAGGTGTCATTATGAGTTACTTCTCGCATTCCCAAATCTGGGCAGTAACTAAAGAAGGTAAATTGTACTTGGGTGGCCGCACAAATCGCGCTCAAGTGGTGTTCGAGCGCGAAACGATTGACATTATCGAACGGCTCCAAAATGCGGGTACGTGCGAAGTAGCTAGCGATCTAGATGTGCCCACGGCAGTCGGTTAG
- a CDS encoding MFS transporter, which yields MRLSDFDKAPENELTDLHATEESSSGLPMDVVAATGEENVAPETQAQSVAPEPGFLAVLKNRNFVTMWSGQIFSQLADKVYVVLMIAIIESQFQSENQSISGWVSAIMIANTIPAVLFGSLAGVFVDRWHKKEVLVSTNLLRGILVLSVPFLLWLTRGQVLANLPLGFEILLAVTFLVSTLGQFFSPAEQATIPMIVDKPNLLSANSLYTTTAMGSLIVGFAIGEPILALADSLGASIGLGVNIGKELLVGASYAIAGILLIVMRTGETKQIVTGNEPHVLADLRDGIRYLGEHKKIKGALIQLVVLQSIIASMTVVAVRMAELLPEIKASQFGFLLAAGGVGLALGAVGLSYLDRQFSRDRLSLYGSIGVAASLVGLSFSHSLWLSILCLVGMGVFSASVLIPMQTTIQSETPEEMRGKVFGLQNNAINIALSLPLALTGIAETALGVPTVLLCLAAISAIGGIFTQKYNAVD from the coding sequence ATGCGATTATCTGATTTTGACAAAGCACCAGAAAATGAATTGACCGATCTCCACGCAACTGAAGAATCAAGTTCGGGGTTGCCAATGGATGTGGTAGCGGCAACTGGGGAGGAAAATGTGGCACCAGAAACCCAAGCACAGAGCGTAGCTCCCGAACCAGGATTTTTAGCAGTGCTCAAAAATCGCAACTTTGTTACCATGTGGAGCGGACAGATTTTCTCCCAACTAGCGGATAAAGTCTATGTGGTATTGATGATTGCGATTATTGAGAGTCAATTTCAATCAGAAAATCAGAGTATCAGTGGTTGGGTATCGGCGATCATGATTGCCAATACGATTCCAGCAGTGTTATTTGGCTCTCTGGCTGGGGTATTTGTCGATCGGTGGCATAAAAAAGAGGTACTGGTAAGTACCAACCTCCTGCGCGGAATTTTGGTGCTGTCAGTGCCATTTTTATTATGGTTGACCAGGGGTCAAGTACTCGCCAATTTACCGTTAGGGTTTGAAATTCTGTTAGCAGTGACTTTTTTGGTGTCTACACTGGGTCAATTTTTCTCGCCCGCCGAACAAGCGACAATCCCGATGATTGTAGATAAACCAAATCTACTCTCGGCTAATTCGCTCTACACGACGACGGCTATGGGGTCGCTGATTGTCGGATTTGCGATTGGCGAACCAATTTTAGCTCTTGCCGATAGTTTGGGGGCGAGCATTGGTTTGGGTGTAAATATCGGCAAGGAATTATTAGTCGGTGCTAGCTATGCAATTGCCGGGATTTTGCTCATTGTGATGCGGACGGGCGAAACCAAACAGATTGTCACTGGCAATGAGCCGCATGTTTTAGCCGATTTGCGCGATGGCATCCGCTACTTAGGAGAACACAAAAAAATCAAAGGCGCATTAATTCAATTGGTTGTTTTACAATCGATTATTGCCTCAATGACAGTAGTCGCCGTGCGGATGGCCGAACTCTTACCCGAAATTAAAGCTTCCCAATTTGGATTTCTCTTGGCTGCGGGTGGCGTCGGGCTGGCACTCGGTGCGGTAGGATTGAGTTACCTCGATCGACAATTCTCTCGCGATCGACTGAGTTTGTACGGTTCGATCGGTGTGGCAGCCTCTTTAGTGGGGTTATCATTTTCGCACTCGCTGTGGCTGAGTATATTATGCTTGGTCGGCATGGGCGTATTTAGTGCCAGTGTCCTGATTCCCATGCAGACGACAATCCAAAGCGAAACCCCAGAAGAAATGCGTGGCAAGGTATTCGGACTGCAAAACAACGCTATTAACATCGCCCTGAGTTTACCCCTTGCCCTGACGGGCATCGCCGAAACAGCTCTAGGCGTCCCCACCGTGTTATTATGCTTAGCTGCAATCTCCGCGATCGGTGGTATATTTACCCAAAAGTATAATGCAGTAGATTAG
- a CDS encoding DUF760 domain-containing protein: MAFNPDFLERKSEDAQVNQLLKYLQHQSPEVLAQIAKATTPQVKDIITHNIQGLLGMLPSDGFSVQVTTDRDNLANLLGSAMMTGYFLRQMEQRMELEDMLTGSSSISSDENRE, from the coding sequence ATGGCATTTAATCCTGATTTTCTGGAACGCAAATCTGAAGATGCTCAAGTCAATCAATTGCTGAAGTATCTTCAACATCAATCCCCAGAAGTCTTAGCCCAAATTGCTAAGGCCACAACTCCCCAGGTAAAAGATATTATCACCCACAACATCCAGGGCTTATTGGGGATGTTGCCTAGCGATGGCTTTAGCGTTCAAGTTACGACCGATCGCGATAACCTCGCCAATCTCTTAGGTTCGGCGATGATGACTGGCTATTTCTTGCGTCAAATGGAGCAGCGCATGGAACTAGAAGACATGCTCACTGGTTCGAGTTCGATCTCTAGCGACGAAAACCGCGAGTAA